One Mycolicibacterium pulveris genomic region harbors:
- a CDS encoding Rieske 2Fe-2S domain-containing protein, whose translation MRQGAIAGWTQTVFPTGWFQVAWSPEIAVGDVVARHYWCRDLVVWRGASGRVHAMDAREKRRGVDLGRASRVVGEALECVVDGWLWQPDGSALTPDGTRIEGDNVLRVYETREVMGLVLLWYDELGRPPAWEIEVEPEAVSPDFYPAWPHGAVLDPMACQPQIMAENIADVVHVHYAHRWLDIPTITQWDDDGPVLVVGYRGQFSSPRGPVDAEFGNKAYGFGVMRTRMHSLRKFIHILCPTPIDRERMDVRLSAWVQRAPGDTGDVPDKVAMALIKAQHAEVLGPNVDRTIWENQAYLERPGFRSQERQYIAFRKWAKQFYPDPAQTETQTPATVG comes from the coding sequence ATGAGACAGGGCGCGATCGCCGGATGGACCCAAACCGTCTTCCCGACCGGTTGGTTTCAGGTTGCCTGGTCACCCGAAATCGCCGTCGGCGACGTCGTCGCACGCCATTACTGGTGCCGTGACCTGGTGGTGTGGCGCGGCGCGTCGGGCCGAGTCCATGCGATGGATGCCCGCGAGAAGCGCCGTGGCGTCGATCTCGGCCGCGCCAGCCGGGTGGTCGGAGAAGCGCTCGAATGCGTGGTCGACGGATGGTTGTGGCAGCCCGACGGATCAGCGCTGACGCCCGACGGCACCCGCATCGAAGGGGACAACGTGTTACGCGTCTACGAAACCCGTGAGGTGATGGGCCTGGTCCTGCTGTGGTACGACGAGCTGGGTCGGCCGCCGGCCTGGGAGATCGAGGTCGAGCCCGAGGCGGTGTCCCCGGATTTCTATCCGGCCTGGCCGCATGGTGCCGTGCTGGATCCGATGGCGTGCCAACCGCAGATCATGGCAGAGAACATCGCCGATGTGGTCCACGTGCACTACGCGCATCGCTGGCTGGACATTCCGACGATCACGCAGTGGGACGACGACGGCCCGGTGCTGGTGGTCGGATACCGGGGGCAGTTCAGCAGCCCGCGGGGCCCGGTCGACGCGGAGTTCGGCAACAAGGCTTACGGCTTCGGGGTGATGCGTACGCGAATGCACAGCTTGCGCAAGTTCATTCACATCCTGTGTCCGACGCCGATCGACCGCGAACGTATGGACGTGCGCCTGTCGGCGTGGGTCCAACGCGCGCCGGGGGACACCGGTGACGTCCCCGACAAGGTGGCGATGGCCTTGATCAAGGCCCAGCACGCGGAAGTGCTGGGCCCCAACGTCGACCGCACGATCTGGGAGAACCAGGCGTATCTGGAGCGTCCGGGGTTCCGCAGTCAGGAGCGCCAGTACATCGCGTTCAGGAAGTGGGCGAAGCAGTTCTACCCGGACCCGGCTCAGACGGAGACGCAGACGCCCGCCACGGTGGGTTGA
- a CDS encoding aldehyde dehydrogenase family protein, which yields MAVPTELNYIDGEWVDGGSDRWITVTDPSHDVAIARVPDSTAAVVDSAVRAARQAFDEGTWRHLPAEERRAVIVRLAVELEQRMSLFDEIIPKEAGCPVRLSGMMQTATPIGMIREMAEWAGLIDDVRATPITSAPSVGQSEVRREPVGVCAGFVPFNFPLFMTIWKSVPPILMGNSVVIKSSPLTPLASIEFIRACESAGVPHGVINLVHGDVVAGEALVEHPDVDHVTFTGSTAVGSRVMASAAPTVKRLTLELGGKSPSILLPGGDVELAARAALFAAFMHAGQACVATTRFLVPDTSYADALELLRERTEALVLGPAEDYATDVGPLISDQQLDRVDGMVQRAVEQGAKVVVGGRRAEVDADGFYYLPTVLADIRPEMEIAREEVFGPVLAVLRYSTVEEAVALANGTDYGLGAAVWGPMVQAREVARLVQAGTVWINDYGVLAPQPFGGYKRSGFGREYGLEGMLEYTQIKHIYTSLDGGDLDSRPYGLVGSGWPDAEEIGR from the coding sequence ATGGCTGTCCCAACAGAACTGAACTACATCGACGGCGAGTGGGTCGACGGCGGATCCGACCGGTGGATCACCGTCACCGATCCCTCGCACGACGTCGCCATCGCACGTGTCCCAGACAGCACTGCCGCAGTCGTCGACAGCGCCGTCCGAGCCGCGCGGCAGGCCTTCGACGAGGGCACCTGGCGCCACCTTCCCGCCGAGGAACGGCGTGCGGTGATCGTGCGGCTTGCCGTCGAACTCGAGCAGCGCATGAGCCTCTTCGATGAGATCATCCCGAAGGAGGCGGGCTGCCCGGTTCGGTTGTCGGGGATGATGCAGACCGCGACTCCGATCGGGATGATCCGGGAGATGGCTGAGTGGGCCGGGCTCATCGATGACGTTCGCGCCACACCGATCACCAGCGCTCCAAGCGTCGGTCAGAGCGAAGTGCGCCGAGAACCGGTCGGCGTGTGTGCCGGATTCGTCCCGTTCAATTTCCCGCTGTTCATGACCATTTGGAAGTCGGTGCCGCCGATCTTGATGGGTAACTCGGTGGTGATCAAGTCCTCGCCGCTGACCCCGCTGGCGAGCATCGAGTTCATCCGTGCCTGCGAATCAGCGGGGGTTCCGCACGGCGTGATCAACCTGGTACACGGCGACGTCGTGGCCGGTGAGGCACTGGTCGAGCATCCTGACGTCGACCATGTCACGTTCACCGGCAGCACCGCCGTCGGCAGCAGGGTGATGGCCTCGGCTGCGCCGACCGTGAAGCGGTTGACGCTCGAGCTGGGCGGGAAATCACCCAGCATCCTGTTGCCCGGCGGCGATGTCGAACTCGCCGCCCGCGCCGCGCTGTTCGCCGCGTTCATGCACGCCGGACAGGCGTGCGTGGCAACGACCCGGTTTCTGGTCCCCGACACCAGTTATGCGGATGCTCTCGAACTCCTGCGGGAACGCACTGAGGCGTTGGTGCTGGGCCCCGCCGAGGACTACGCGACCGATGTCGGGCCGCTGATCTCCGATCAGCAGCTCGACCGGGTCGACGGCATGGTGCAGCGGGCGGTCGAGCAGGGCGCCAAAGTCGTGGTCGGGGGCCGGCGCGCCGAGGTCGATGCCGACGGCTTCTACTACCTGCCAACGGTTCTCGCTGACATCCGGCCGGAGATGGAGATCGCGCGGGAAGAAGTGTTCGGCCCGGTGCTCGCGGTGCTGCGCTATTCCACCGTCGAGGAGGCCGTAGCGCTGGCCAACGGTACTGACTACGGCCTCGGGGCCGCCGTCTGGGGACCCATGGTTCAGGCGCGGGAGGTGGCGAGGCTGGTTCAGGCGGGCACCGTGTGGATCAACGATTACGGAGTGCTTGCACCGCAACCGTTCGGAGGCTACAAGCGCAGCGGGTTCGGCAGGGAGTACGGGCTCGAGGGAATGCTCGAATACACCCAGATCAAACACATCTACACCAGCCTCGACGGCGGCGACCTCGACTCGCGCCCGTACGGGTTGGTCGGGTCGGGGTGGCCCGATGCCGAGGAGATCGGCCGATGA
- a CDS encoding AMP-binding protein — translation MTRWSAPELTTMRSVLSTGAEKAPDKIALHIDDEALTYSELYHRGVSAAVGLHSLGIRPGDAVGVFAHNSTDLLATMFGCAFLGAVYTPINVDYTGEFLRHQLATAEARVVLTDAALIDEIGCVASKLPDLAHVIARPGGTSPPAAGPEIRGVSIHPVAEVYAPATQLPAGPDPRGDSVSAVIFTAGTTGPSKGVAMSQNYLCASAKQVFDLRGATADSTVYAAFPLFHLAAISLVVLGPLTATATGALDNRFSPNKFWSRVHHFAADQTVLLGAMSTMLWNRPEQEDDAENPVQVATIAPMPPAVHRAFEKRFGLTVLQLYAQSEAYPLTIAPASAPALPGSSGKPNPLFTVKLFDEHDAEVPVGEVGEVVVRPNAPHVMFEGYYRNPEATASVWRNGWMHTGDLGKFDDDGYFYFVDRKKDYLRRRGENISSFEVEQVARQYEPVADVAVIAAPSEVTEDEVVACVTVKGDETFDCEAFFHHCAANMPYFAVPRYVWILPDLPRNPVGRVEKYKLRDTLRTADMATLDGLWDARMHGCVAPRRRVS, via the coding sequence ATGACGCGGTGGAGTGCACCCGAGCTGACGACGATGCGGTCGGTGCTTTCTACAGGTGCCGAAAAGGCTCCCGACAAGATCGCGCTCCATATCGACGACGAGGCGTTGACGTATTCGGAGCTCTATCACCGTGGTGTCTCGGCCGCCGTCGGGCTGCACTCGTTGGGCATCCGTCCAGGTGATGCGGTCGGCGTCTTCGCACACAATTCCACTGACCTGCTGGCGACGATGTTCGGTTGCGCCTTCCTGGGCGCGGTGTACACGCCGATCAACGTCGACTACACCGGTGAGTTCCTGCGCCATCAGCTGGCCACCGCGGAAGCCCGCGTGGTACTGACCGATGCTGCGCTGATCGATGAGATCGGATGCGTGGCATCGAAATTGCCGGATTTGGCGCACGTCATCGCCCGGCCGGGTGGAACGTCGCCGCCAGCCGCCGGTCCCGAGATTCGGGGCGTTTCCATACACCCGGTGGCCGAGGTGTACGCGCCGGCGACACAGTTGCCTGCGGGTCCCGATCCCCGCGGGGACTCTGTGTCCGCGGTCATCTTCACGGCGGGAACGACCGGCCCGTCCAAGGGCGTGGCCATGAGCCAGAACTATCTGTGCGCGTCGGCGAAACAGGTGTTCGACCTCCGTGGCGCGACCGCCGACTCCACCGTCTACGCCGCCTTCCCGCTGTTTCATCTGGCGGCGATCAGCCTGGTGGTGCTGGGACCATTGACCGCAACGGCCACCGGCGCACTGGACAACAGGTTCTCACCGAACAAGTTCTGGTCGCGGGTACACCATTTCGCGGCCGACCAAACCGTGCTCCTCGGTGCGATGTCGACGATGCTGTGGAATCGGCCCGAGCAGGAGGATGACGCGGAGAACCCGGTGCAGGTGGCCACGATCGCGCCGATGCCACCCGCCGTGCATCGGGCGTTCGAGAAGCGCTTCGGCCTTACGGTCTTGCAGCTGTACGCGCAGTCGGAGGCCTATCCGTTGACGATCGCCCCAGCCAGCGCCCCGGCGTTGCCCGGCTCGTCAGGCAAGCCGAACCCACTGTTCACCGTCAAGCTGTTCGACGAACACGACGCAGAGGTTCCGGTGGGCGAGGTCGGTGAAGTGGTGGTCAGACCGAACGCACCGCATGTCATGTTCGAGGGCTACTACCGTAATCCTGAGGCGACAGCGAGCGTTTGGCGCAACGGCTGGATGCACACGGGAGACCTCGGAAAGTTCGACGATGACGGCTACTTCTACTTCGTCGACCGCAAGAAGGACTACTTGCGGCGACGTGGCGAGAACATCTCGTCGTTCGAGGTCGAGCAGGTCGCCAGGCAGTACGAGCCGGTAGCCGACGTCGCGGTGATCGCCGCTCCCAGCGAGGTCACCGAGGATGAGGTGGTCGCCTGCGTCACCGTGAAAGGTGATGAAACGTTCGACTGCGAAGCGTTTTTCCACCACTGTGCGGCGAACATGCCGTATTTCGCGGTGCCGCGCTACGTGTGGATACTGCCTGACCTGCCTCGTAATCCCGTGGGCAGGGTCGAGAAATACAAACTACGCGATACGTTGCGGACCGCGGATATGGCGACCCTTGACGGTCTGTGGGATGCGCGCATGCACGGATGCGTGGCGCCGCGACGGAGGGTGAGCTGA
- a CDS encoding FadR/GntR family transcriptional regulator: MAELVANAIKEQIVRGELPAGAMLPPESTLMTEFGVSRPTLREAFRVLEAEGLLVVQRGVHGGARVQPPTAEVAARYAGLLLQYKGTPAADVYDVRAVLEVPCAAGLARTHTQADIERLRRRIKEAEEAGTDPDRQVAVHVAFHADLVELSGNETLILLHQIVNQIIDKDYSSRARTDGQDPEWQHFGDVTMEVHGLLIDMIEAGDVSGAEGLWRRHLADGALYALGSLGRSRVLDIL, translated from the coding sequence ATGGCCGAGCTCGTGGCCAACGCGATCAAGGAGCAGATCGTCCGCGGCGAGCTGCCCGCCGGCGCGATGCTTCCGCCGGAGTCCACGTTGATGACCGAGTTCGGCGTATCGCGGCCAACGCTTCGGGAGGCCTTCCGGGTGCTGGAGGCCGAAGGCCTCCTCGTGGTTCAGCGCGGCGTACACGGCGGCGCCCGTGTCCAACCCCCGACGGCCGAGGTGGCGGCGCGATACGCCGGTCTCTTGTTGCAGTACAAGGGAACTCCGGCCGCTGACGTATACGATGTGCGCGCCGTTCTCGAGGTTCCGTGCGCCGCCGGGCTGGCCCGCACCCATACCCAGGCTGACATCGAGCGCCTGCGCCGGCGGATCAAGGAGGCCGAGGAGGCTGGCACGGATCCGGACCGGCAGGTGGCCGTCCACGTGGCATTTCACGCCGACCTGGTAGAGCTCAGCGGCAACGAGACGTTGATCCTGCTGCATCAGATCGTCAACCAGATCATCGACAAGGATTACTCCTCGCGCGCACGCACAGACGGCCAAGACCCCGAGTGGCAGCATTTCGGTGACGTCACCATGGAGGTTCACGGTCTGCTCATCGACATGATCGAGGCTGGGGATGTCAGTGGCGCAGAAGGCCTTTGGCGCCGTCACCTCGCCGACGGTGCGCTGTACGCGCTGGGCAGCCTGGGCCGGTCGAGAGTGCTCGACATTCTGTAG
- a CDS encoding cytochrome P450, which produces MTYVDVGADDPEISQFHYGCPEYQEDANPVFDRMREKCPVAHSEQYGGFWMLSKYDDVLRAYQDTELFSSYPNPIPPNGIGSERPVIPVETDGPDHAKYRKILQPLFTVARLRPLEEKILQHTNELIDKIAERGECEFVAEFAHVLPTRIFLDMMGWPIADAPKFLEWTEKLMREPSPDPEESLRIKEETGYELVGYFAEELDRREELGPPKSGDDADFIDWLRSASFGGERPLTQFEILDFIFIVLLAGLDTVQGVLGLSIEFLAKNPGYRRELIEHPERIETAVEELLRWFAPVLPGRRLTRDVEIRGVQMKKDDRVLLLMGSSCRDADEFENPMSIDFQRSPNRHIAFGAGPHRCLGAFLARAELRIAIQQWLERFPEFGIKPGTSVVHHLSAVRGVTEMHLECR; this is translated from the coding sequence GTGACCTACGTCGATGTCGGTGCCGACGACCCCGAAATCTCGCAATTCCATTACGGTTGCCCCGAGTACCAAGAAGACGCCAATCCGGTCTTCGACCGGATGCGGGAGAAGTGTCCGGTCGCGCACAGCGAACAGTATGGCGGCTTCTGGATGCTCTCGAAGTACGACGACGTGCTCCGCGCCTACCAGGACACCGAACTCTTCTCATCGTATCCGAACCCGATACCGCCCAACGGTATTGGAAGTGAACGCCCCGTCATCCCGGTGGAGACCGACGGGCCCGACCACGCCAAATATCGCAAGATCCTGCAACCCCTGTTCACGGTCGCCCGGTTGCGCCCGCTCGAAGAAAAGATCCTGCAGCACACCAACGAGCTCATCGACAAGATCGCCGAACGCGGCGAATGCGAATTCGTGGCCGAGTTCGCGCACGTTCTTCCCACCCGGATCTTCCTGGACATGATGGGGTGGCCGATTGCGGACGCGCCGAAGTTCCTGGAGTGGACGGAAAAGCTGATGCGCGAGCCCTCCCCGGATCCCGAGGAGTCACTGCGGATCAAGGAGGAGACCGGCTACGAGCTGGTCGGCTACTTCGCCGAGGAACTCGACCGGCGAGAGGAGCTCGGCCCCCCCAAGTCAGGTGACGATGCCGACTTCATCGACTGGCTGCGCTCCGCCTCGTTCGGCGGTGAGCGCCCGCTGACCCAGTTCGAGATCCTGGACTTCATCTTCATCGTGCTGCTGGCGGGGCTCGACACCGTGCAGGGCGTCTTGGGGTTGAGTATCGAGTTCCTCGCCAAGAACCCGGGCTATCGCAGGGAGTTGATCGAGCATCCGGAGCGCATCGAAACGGCGGTCGAGGAGCTGCTGCGGTGGTTCGCCCCGGTACTGCCCGGGCGACGCCTCACCCGCGACGTTGAGATCCGCGGCGTGCAGATGAAAAAGGATGATCGGGTACTCCTGCTGATGGGCTCGTCCTGCCGCGACGCCGACGAGTTCGAGAACCCGATGTCCATCGACTTCCAACGTTCCCCGAACCGCCACATCGCATTCGGCGCAGGGCCACACCGCTGCCTCGGCGCCTTCCTGGCGCGCGCCGAGCTGAGAATCGCAATTCAGCAGTGGCTCGAGCGCTTCCCGGAGTTCGGGATCAAGCCCGGGACATCTGTCGTCCACCATCTCTCGGCCGTACGCGGTGTCACCGAGATGCACCTGGAATGTCGGTGA
- a CDS encoding Zn-ribbon domain-containing OB-fold protein, translated as MCAGPVEFTEVSGAGTLYSWITVNRQSVPGPAVPYQVGIVELDVQPGVRLAGIICDEGHHPLEMGMVVDVEVRRVPGGSLVAPAIVPRS; from the coding sequence ATGTGTGCCGGGCCCGTCGAGTTCACCGAGGTTTCCGGCGCGGGCACCTTGTACAGCTGGATCACGGTGAATCGTCAGTCGGTTCCCGGCCCGGCCGTGCCGTACCAGGTGGGCATCGTCGAACTCGACGTCCAGCCCGGCGTTCGGCTGGCCGGCATCATCTGCGATGAGGGCCACCACCCGTTGGAGATGGGGATGGTCGTCGACGTCGAGGTGCGACGGGTTCCCGGTGGCAGTCTCGTGGCGCCGGCGATCGTCCCGAGGTCGTAG
- a CDS encoding SDR family oxidoreductase, whose product MSVTMRPRTLIIGGSRGVGKATALELASRGHDLALTFHTGHREAKEVAGELGPQVRSVLVQGDIACDGARMVDEAADALGGLDTIVVTAVPLVLGRLSDVSDADVERCFDVVTHGFRRVAIAARRHLAESHGSIVAVSSLGAERYAGYYGALGPAKAALESTVRYLAVEFGRSGIRVNAVSPCLIDDPAHRPDAPDVVQFLAATAKRTPLNRRLARPSDIARVIAALAGPDFNCVTGQIVVVDGGYSLVA is encoded by the coding sequence ATGTCGGTGACAATGCGGCCGCGCACGTTGATCATCGGTGGCAGCCGGGGTGTCGGGAAGGCAACCGCTCTGGAACTGGCGTCTCGGGGACATGATCTCGCGCTCACGTTCCACACCGGGCACCGCGAGGCCAAAGAGGTCGCCGGCGAACTCGGGCCGCAGGTGCGCAGCGTTCTGGTGCAGGGCGACATCGCCTGTGACGGTGCACGTATGGTCGACGAGGCCGCCGACGCGCTGGGCGGGCTTGACACGATCGTGGTGACGGCGGTGCCGTTGGTGCTGGGCCGACTCTCCGACGTGAGCGACGCTGACGTCGAGCGATGCTTCGACGTGGTGACCCACGGGTTTCGCCGGGTGGCGATCGCCGCAAGAAGGCATCTGGCGGAATCGCACGGATCGATCGTGGCCGTGAGCAGCCTCGGCGCCGAGAGGTACGCGGGTTACTACGGAGCGCTCGGGCCGGCCAAGGCGGCGCTCGAATCGACCGTCCGCTACCTTGCGGTCGAGTTCGGTCGCTCCGGTATACGCGTCAACGCGGTGTCACCGTGTCTCATCGATGATCCCGCCCATCGACCCGATGCCCCAGACGTCGTGCAGTTCCTCGCCGCGACCGCGAAACGCACGCCACTCAACCGCCGATTGGCCCGTCCCAGCGACATCGCCCGGGTGATCGCCGCCCTCGCCGGTCCTGACTTCAACTGTGTCACAGGACAAATTGTTGTCGTAGACGGTGGATATTCACTGGTCGCCTGA
- a CDS encoding mycofactocin-coupled SDR family oxidoreductase, with amino-acid sequence MGKLDGKVAFITGVARGQGRSHAVALAEEGADIIGIDLCRQLPTVNYPMATPDDLAETVKLVEDTGRRIIATVADVRDFDALKSAVDDGVRELGRLDIVLANAGIMAHGLPPFDNSREAFRDSVDIMLTGVWNTLQVTVPHLISGERGGAIVITSSAAGLRAQPTDMGGGTDGYFAAKFGVVGLMKAYANALGKHNIRVNTVHPTGVATPMITNDFFPEFIEANPDIAEHMVNSLPVFAIEDVDVSRAVLFLVSDEGRYVTGITMPIDAGMTSLN; translated from the coding sequence ATGGGCAAACTCGACGGCAAAGTGGCCTTCATCACCGGCGTTGCCCGAGGCCAGGGCCGTTCGCATGCGGTGGCACTGGCGGAGGAGGGCGCCGACATCATCGGCATCGACCTGTGCCGTCAGCTGCCCACCGTCAACTACCCGATGGCGACTCCCGACGACCTCGCCGAGACGGTGAAGCTGGTCGAGGACACCGGGCGACGGATCATCGCCACGGTCGCCGACGTCCGGGATTTCGACGCGCTCAAGTCGGCCGTGGACGACGGCGTGCGCGAGCTCGGACGACTGGACATCGTGTTGGCCAACGCCGGGATCATGGCGCACGGGCTGCCCCCCTTCGACAACTCTCGTGAGGCGTTTCGGGACTCGGTCGACATCATGCTCACCGGGGTGTGGAACACGCTGCAGGTCACCGTGCCTCACCTCATCTCCGGAGAACGCGGCGGCGCCATCGTGATCACCAGTTCGGCCGCGGGCCTGCGTGCGCAACCGACCGACATGGGCGGCGGCACCGACGGCTACTTCGCCGCGAAATTCGGTGTGGTCGGGCTGATGAAGGCCTACGCGAACGCCCTGGGCAAGCACAACATTCGGGTCAACACCGTGCACCCCACCGGGGTGGCGACCCCGATGATCACCAACGACTTCTTCCCCGAGTTCATCGAAGCCAACCCCGACATCGCCGAACACATGGTGAACTCGCTGCCCGTCTTTGCCATCGAAGACGTCGACGTCAGCCGCGCGGTGCTGTTCTTGGTGTCCGACGAAGGCCGTTACGTCACGGGAATCACGATGCCCATCGACGCCGGAATGACGAGCCTGAACTGA
- a CDS encoding thiolase C-terminal domain-containing protein: MSGAGKRAVAVTCAVVGIGRTEFSRNSGRTPQAMAVEACRSAIADAGLTVADVDGWASYQFNDSAMSGDVAWAAGRDEIEWAPTLLGGGDMAAQVVMDAVAAIESRRCRAVVVFRSLNGRSGYRFGTMSAPMEVGGKAQFDAPAAYLVPPQYLATWARRYQAEYHSTEEDLAQVAVTQRRHAQRNPHAALRTPLTVDDYLSSRWICEPFRVNDCAYEVDGAVAILITSAAVAADTAHRPVYYRGGAGSISGSGWLAWPDMTEMYSRWAGPRLWARTGFTPADIDVALMYDCFTYTVLATLEDYGFCGKGEAGAYLAAGRGTYGGDVVVNPHGGLLSEGYLHGMNHHFEAVAQLRGDAGERQVDAAGVALVTAGAGPFGGAVIYGTEAP, from the coding sequence ATGAGTGGTGCCGGAAAGCGGGCGGTGGCCGTGACGTGTGCGGTCGTGGGCATCGGTCGCACCGAGTTCAGCCGCAACTCGGGCCGGACTCCGCAGGCCATGGCGGTTGAAGCCTGCCGATCCGCGATAGCGGACGCGGGCCTGACGGTTGCCGACGTCGACGGGTGGGCCTCATATCAGTTCAACGACTCTGCGATGTCCGGTGACGTCGCCTGGGCGGCCGGACGGGATGAGATCGAGTGGGCGCCGACCCTGCTCGGCGGCGGAGACATGGCCGCGCAGGTGGTGATGGATGCCGTCGCGGCGATCGAGTCCCGACGTTGCCGCGCAGTGGTGGTTTTCCGCTCGCTCAACGGCCGTTCGGGATACCGGTTCGGCACCATGTCGGCACCGATGGAGGTGGGCGGTAAGGCGCAATTCGACGCGCCCGCCGCCTATCTCGTGCCTCCGCAATACCTCGCAACCTGGGCGCGGCGATACCAGGCCGAGTACCACAGCACCGAGGAGGACCTGGCCCAGGTCGCGGTCACCCAGCGGCGGCATGCGCAGCGCAATCCCCATGCGGCCCTACGGACTCCGCTGACAGTAGACGACTACCTGAGCAGTCGGTGGATCTGCGAGCCGTTCCGGGTCAACGATTGCGCCTACGAGGTCGACGGGGCGGTGGCGATCCTGATCACCTCTGCGGCAGTGGCGGCCGACACCGCGCACCGCCCGGTCTACTACCGCGGGGGCGCGGGTTCGATCAGCGGCTCGGGGTGGTTGGCCTGGCCCGACATGACCGAGATGTACTCCCGGTGGGCGGGCCCGCGGCTGTGGGCGCGAACCGGGTTCACACCGGCCGATATCGACGTCGCCCTGATGTACGACTGCTTCACCTACACCGTGCTGGCCACGCTCGAAGACTATGGGTTCTGCGGCAAAGGCGAAGCCGGAGCGTATCTGGCGGCCGGACGCGGCACCTACGGCGGTGACGTCGTGGTCAACCCGCACGGTGGCCTCCTGTCGGAGGGGTACCTGCACGGAATGAACCATCACTTCGAGGCCGTGGCCCAGCTGCGAGGGGACGCCGGAGAGCGCCAGGTCGACGCTGCCGGCGTTGCGCTGGTCACCGCGGGGGCCGGGCCGTTCGGCGGCGCGGTCATCTACGGAACCGAAGCGCCATGA
- a CDS encoding MaoC family dehydratase, translated as MKVISSIEDAVASIGQELGVSSWKEVTQQRIDEFAAVTEDEQWIHVDARRAQAESPYGTTIAHGFLTLALIPALCKENYVVTNRKMGINYGMNKVRFLAPVVAGSRIRARSHLLDVATAAEGTADLTVRHTVEIEGSDKPAAVVELIVRIIFATPEPQVAAPTT; from the coding sequence GTGAAGGTGATCAGTTCCATAGAAGACGCCGTGGCATCGATCGGCCAGGAACTGGGCGTGAGCTCGTGGAAGGAAGTGACACAGCAGCGCATCGACGAATTCGCCGCCGTGACCGAGGACGAACAGTGGATCCATGTGGATGCTCGCCGAGCACAAGCCGAAAGTCCTTACGGCACAACGATTGCCCACGGCTTTCTCACCCTTGCCTTGATTCCCGCACTGTGCAAGGAGAACTACGTCGTCACGAACCGCAAGATGGGCATCAACTACGGCATGAACAAGGTGCGCTTCCTGGCGCCGGTCGTCGCAGGCAGCCGAATCCGGGCCCGGTCCCATCTTCTCGATGTCGCCACGGCCGCGGAGGGCACCGCCGACCTCACCGTGCGCCATACGGTCGAAATCGAGGGCTCCGACAAGCCGGCCGCAGTCGTCGAGCTGATCGTTCGCATCATTTTCGCGACGCCGGAGCCGCAGGTAGCGGCGCCGACGACCTGA
- a CDS encoding ferredoxin, producing MSADSAQRSDRRVRVSVDRTRCAGHAVCLIHAPAIFDIDDDGYSVVLDPTPSDIAAARRAEENCPERAINLEEEL from the coding sequence ATGTCCGCGGATTCGGCGCAGCGAAGCGATCGGCGGGTGCGGGTCAGCGTGGATCGGACACGCTGTGCCGGGCACGCCGTCTGCCTGATCCATGCTCCGGCCATCTTCGACATCGACGACGACGGCTACTCCGTTGTCCTTGACCCGACTCCCTCGGACATCGCAGCGGCTCGACGAGCCGAGGAGAACTGCCCAGAGCGCGCCATCAATCTGGAGGAGGAGCTGTGA
- a CDS encoding SCP2 sterol-binding domain-containing protein, with protein MAKFGTVEVYEEMGKVLNDDDEWINKRGTKISYSMVFDYGEPVDKAFYTRFESGRVTDVHELDSRGEIEADFVIAGSADVWRGVLTNTIDPTVALTRGQLKVKGKMATLLKNMNAFKYVIEKMSQIPLD; from the coding sequence ATGGCGAAGTTCGGAACGGTCGAGGTCTACGAGGAGATGGGAAAGGTCCTCAACGACGACGACGAATGGATCAACAAGCGCGGCACCAAGATCTCCTACTCGATGGTGTTCGACTACGGCGAGCCGGTCGACAAGGCGTTCTACACACGCTTCGAATCCGGCCGTGTCACCGACGTGCACGAGCTGGATTCGCGCGGTGAGATCGAGGCCGATTTCGTCATCGCCGGATCCGCCGACGTATGGCGGGGCGTACTGACGAACACCATCGACCCGACCGTGGCGCTGACCCGGGGACAGCTGAAGGTCAAGGGAAAGATGGCCACGCTGCTGAAGAACATGAACGCCTTCAAGTACGTAATCGAAAAAATGAGCCAGATCCCCCTCGACTGA